Proteins from a genomic interval of Lolium perenne isolate Kyuss_39 chromosome 1, Kyuss_2.0, whole genome shotgun sequence:
- the LOC139832872 gene encoding uncharacterized protein: protein MGAEPLNSRRRVEPDRAEPPSSLDLVSRLPDEMLHIIISLLPMISAVDTTLDSWFRSTTLSCVEYLRFDGGTVMRSFPLSALRCASTLRIVSICTCYLPEIYANSMLLFPQLKKLMLYDVYICKAANINRLFTRCIVLEALHLEGVHGFTHLNIHMPNLRTISVASYWKHNTTELIQLDTVQIMDASCLERLVICVHDVPLLIQVANAPKLMVLGFASYPGCQLVIGRINFLFYRTGDKVHVLHNEPACPIECLDLHVKEISISDYRGRRNDVIVSRFFMQNTRMLKVMKFGVTNYHNKIWWDTQFKRLDLKNTASRDVDFQFGYLPSLDKFSSDGVRSCLIHDLSVADPFAREIYARFGPISA from the exons ATGGGGGCGGAGCCGCTCAACTCCCGAAGGCGGGTCGAGCCAGATCGGGCAGAGCCTCCGTCGAGCCTCGACCTCGtcagccgcctccccgacgagatgctgcacatcatcatctccctcctgCCCATGATATCCGCT GTCGACACCACGCTCGACAGCTGGTTCCGGTCCACCACCCTATCTTGTGTCGAGTACCTCAGATTCGATGGTGGAACAGTGATGCGCTCCTTCCCGCTGTCCGCGCTCCGCTGCGCGTCCACGCTGCGCATTGTCAGCATTTGTACTTGCTATTTGCCCGAGATTTATGCCAACTCCATGCTTCTTTTCCCCCAACTCAAGAAGCTGATGCTCTATGATGTCTACATCTGTAAGGCGGCGAACATCAACCGCCTGTTCACCCGCTGTATTGTGCTCGAGGCACTTCACCTTGAGGGGGTCCACGGGTTCACCCACCTCAACATTCACATGCCAAATCTTCGTACAATTAGTGTGGCTAGCTATTGGAAACACAACACCACCGAACTTATTCAGTTAGACACGGTGCAAATTATGGATGCATCTTGCCTCGAGAGATTGGTCATATGTGTTCATGATGTTCCACTACTAATCCAGGTCGCCAACGCACCAAAGTTGATGGTGTTGGGCTTTGCGTCGTACCCTGGCTGCCAACTTGTTATTGGACGCATAAACTTTTTG ttTTATAGAACCGGCGATAAGGTTCATGTGCTGCATAATGAGCCAGCCTGTCCCATTGAATGCCTTGATCTCCATGTCAAAGAAATTTCGATTTCTGACTACCGAGGAAGGAGAAATGATGTTATTGTCTCCAGGTTCTTTATGCAGAACACTAGAATGCTCAAAGTAATGAAATTTGGTGTAACAAATTATCACAATAAGATCTGGTGGGATACCCAGTTCAAGCGCCTAGACCTGAAGAACACCGCTTCTAGAGATGTTgattttcagtttggatatttacCATCCTTAGATAAGTTCAGCTCGGACGGTGTTCGTAGCTGCTTGATACATGACTTGTCAGTGGCTGATCCCTTTGCTAGAGAGATATATGCAAGATTTGGGCCAATTTCTGCATAG